In Populus alba chromosome 1, ASM523922v2, whole genome shotgun sequence, a single window of DNA contains:
- the LOC118055520 gene encoding PHD finger-like domain-containing protein 5A — translation MAKHHPDLIMCRKQPGIAIGRLCEKCDGKCVICDSYVRPCTLVRVCDECNYGSFQGRCVICGGVGISDAYYCKECTQQEKDRDGCPKIVNLGSAKTDLFYERKKYGFKKR, via the coding sequence ATGGCCAAGCATCATCCTGATTTGATTATGTGCCGGAAGCAGCCAGGAATTGCTATTGGACGCCTTTGTGAGAAGTGTGATGGAAAATGTGTAATCTGCGACTCCTATGTGCGTCCTTGCACACTTGTGCGAGTTTGTGATGAGTGCAACTATGGATCCTTCCAAGGTCGATGTGTTATTTGCGGAGGAGTGGGAATCTCTGATGCCTACTATTGCAAAGAGTGCACTCAGCAGGAGAAGGATAGGGATGGGTGTCCAAAAATTGTTAATTTAGGGAGTGCCAAAACAGATCTGTTCTATGAACGTAAGAAATATGGATTTAAGAAAAGATGA